A genomic window from Engraulis encrasicolus isolate BLACKSEA-1 chromosome 14, IST_EnEncr_1.0, whole genome shotgun sequence includes:
- the mybphb gene encoding myosin binding protein Hb encodes MPAKPAPIKKAAAPKEKAAEPAPAAEAPPAEAPPAETAPAEAAPAEAAPAEAAPAEAAPAEAPAEGAAAPAEGEAAPAPAEGEAPAAPAEGEAPAEEAAPVEEVKPPTPPPPPEPTSEPLELGVEDVNDTSVTISWRPPATIGNDGLDGYTVEVAMEGTDDWKAANEDLTISCRYVVKNQTTGDRINIRVVAMNPGGRSPPAALAESVLVKEVGERPKIRLPRFLRQRFVRSVGDKINIVIPFSGKPSPAVSWTKDGEPLESKRVNIRNSNNDSIFFIRQSDREDSGVYEMSVKVESFEDKASFVIQICELPGPPASIKIVDTWGFNVALEWEEPKDNGNTTITGYTIQKADQKTGDWYTVVENYHRMNATISDLIMGNSYKFRIYSENKCGKSEDATVTKDAAKILKTGIDYNPPIYQEHDFSEAPKFTTNMPDRSTTVGYTAKLLCSVRGCPKPQIIWMKNQMIIGEDPKFRQINNQGICSLEIRKPGSFDGGVYACRAKNAHGEVTIQCKLEVKQPVIAEADQKKK; translated from the exons ATGCCAGCCAAGCCAGCCCCTATCAAGAAGGCGGCCGCGCCTAAGGAGAAGGCCGCGGAGCCAGCGCCCGCAGCAGAGGCTCCCCCCGCCGAGGCTCCCCCAGCTGAGACTGCCCCCGCCGAGGCTGCACCCGCTGAGGCTGCTCCCGCCGAGGCTGCACCCGCTGAGGCTGCACCCGCCGAGGCTCCAGCTGAAG GTGCTGCTGCACCCGCTGAAGGAGAGGCCGCCCCCGCCCCAGCTGAAGGCGAGGCACCTGCCGCTCCCGCTGAAG GAGAAGCTCCAGCCGAGGAGGCAGCCCCAGTAGAGGAGGTCAAGccccccacacctcctcctcccccag AGCCCACCAGCGAGCCCCTGGAGCTGGGAGTGGAGGATGTCAACGACACCTCCGTCACCATCAGCTGGAGGCCACCAGCCACCATTGGAAACGATGGCCTGGATGGATACACCGTGGAGGTCGCCATGGAAGGAA CTGATGACTGGAAGGCAGCCAATGAGGATCTCACCATCTCTTGCCGTTATGTCGTCAAGAACCAGACCACTGGAGACCGCATCAATATCCGCGTGGTGGCCATGAACCCTGGCGGCCGTAGCCCCCCTGCCGCTCTGGCCGAGTCTGTTCTGGTCAAGGAGGTTGGTG AGCGTCCCAAGATTCGTCTTCCCCGCTTCCTGAGACAGAGATTCGTGAGGAGCGTTGGCGACAAGATCAACATTGTCATCCCCTTCAGT GGCAAACCCTCACCAGCTGTGTCCTGGACCAAGGACGGCGAGCCTCTGGAGTCCAAGAGAGTGAACATACGTAACAGCAACAACGACAGCATCTTCTTCATCCGCCAGTCCGACAGAGAAGACTCTGGCGTCTACGAAATGAGCGTGAAGGTGGAGAGCTTTGAGGACAAGGCTTCCTTTGTTATCCAGATCTGTG AGCTGCCTGGACCTCCCGCAAGTATCAAGATTGTAGACACATGGGGATTCAACGTTGCTCTGGAATGGGAGGAGCCCAAGGATAATGGCAATACAACCATCACAGGCTACACCATCCAGAAGGCTGACCAAAAGACAGGG GACTGGTACACAGTGGTGGAGAACTACCACAGGATGAACGCCACCATCTCAGACCTGATCATGGGCAACAGCTACAAGTTCCGCATCTACTCGGAGAACAAGTGCGGCAAGAGCGAGGACGCCACGGTCACCAAGGACGCCGCCAAGATCCTCAAGACAG GTATCGACTATAATCCCCCAATCTACCAGGAGCATGACTTCAGCGAGGCCCCCAAGTTCACCACCAACATGCCTGACCGCAGTACCACCGTGGGCTACACGGCAAAACTCCTGTGCTCTGTCAGAGGCTGCCCTAAG ccccAGATTATCTGGATGAAGAACCAGATGATCATCGGCGAGGACCCCAAGTTCCGTCAGATTAACAACCAGGGCATCTGCTCTCTGGAGATTCGCAAGCCTGGCAGCTTCGACGGCGGTGTGTACGCTTGCCGTGCCAAGAACGCCCATGGAGAGGTCACCATCCAGTGCAAGCTGGAGGTCAAAC AGCCTGTGATCGCCGAGGCTGACCAGAAAAAGAAATAA